The stretch of DNA CCGAGGGCAATGAGATCGAGGTCCCGGCGGTGGGCGATCGCCAGCCGCGCCTCATGCCGCAGCGCTCCCTGGCGGAGATCCTGGAGCCCCGCGCCCAGGAGCTGCTGGAGATGCTGCGCGACAACCTGCGCCACGCCGGCGCGCTGGACCTGTGCGTAGCCGGCATTGTGCTGACCGGCGGCGGCGCCCGCCTGAGCGGGATGCCGGAGCTCACCGAGAGCCTGTTGCGGCGACCGGCGCGGCTGGCCGTGCCCGCAGCCATCTCCAAGATGCCCTCCACGCTGGCGGAAGCGGAGTTTGCCGCCGCCGTGGGCATGATTTTCTACGGCCACCGCGCTTACCTGGCTCGGGGACCGCAGCAGCAGGGATTCGGAGCCCGGCTGCGCTCCTTGTTTTCCCGCAACGGGGTGAACGGCCATGGCGGATTTTGAGGTTGGCGGTTTAGAAAGTCGGGTTATAGTGCGAGGAGAGGAGAACAAACGGCTGACATGAGCGATCCGAGCGACATCCGCATCCAGTTCCACGAGGACCCGCGCAGCAACGCCAGGATCAAGGTGATCGGCGTGGGCGGCGGCGGCGGCAACGCCGTCAACCGCATGATCAGCGCCCATCTGGAGGGCGTGGAGTTCGTGGTGGCCAACACCGACCTGCAGGCGCTGCAGATGTCGCAGGCGCCGGTGAAGATCCAATTGGGCGTCAAGCTCACCAACGGCCTCGGCGCGGGCGCCAACCCGGAGATCGGCCGGCGGGCCGCGCTCGAGGACACGGACAAGATCATCGAGGCCCTGGAAGGCGCGGACATGGTGTTCGTCACCACCGGACTGGGCGGCGGCACCGGGACGGGCTCGGCGCCCATCATCGCCTCCCTGGCCAGCGAGATGGGAGCGCTGACCGTAGCCGTGGTCACCAAACCGTTCGCTTTCGAAGGCCGCCGGCGCGCGCAGCAGGCGGAGCGCGGCCTGGCCGAGCTGGTGGACTCGGTGGATACCGTCATCGTCATCCCCAACGAGAAGTTGCTGGGCGTGGCGCAGAACGCCGGGTTCTTCGAATCGTTCCGCATCGCCGACGACATCCTGCGCCAGGGCGTGCAGGGCATCTCCGACATCATCACCATCCCCGGCATCATCAACCGCGACTTCGCCGACGTGAAGGCCATCATGGCCGGCATGGGCTATGCGGTGATGGGCACGGCCACGGCCAAAGGTGAGCGCCGGGCCGTGGACGCAGCGCAGCGGGCCATCGCCTCGCCGCTGCTGGAGGCCGGGGCCATCGACGGCGCCCGCGGCATCCTTATCAACATCACCGGCTCCAGCACTTT from Terriglobales bacterium encodes:
- the ftsZ gene encoding cell division protein FtsZ translates to MSDPSDIRIQFHEDPRSNARIKVIGVGGGGGNAVNRMISAHLEGVEFVVANTDLQALQMSQAPVKIQLGVKLTNGLGAGANPEIGRRAALEDTDKIIEALEGADMVFVTTGLGGGTGTGSAPIIASLASEMGALTVAVVTKPFAFEGRRRAQQAERGLAELVDSVDTVIVIPNEKLLGVAQNAGFFESFRIADDILRQGVQGISDIITIPGIINRDFADVKAIMAGMGYAVMGTATAKGERRAVDAAQRAIASPLLEAGAIDGARGILINITGSSTLKLAEVNEASTIIQSAAHEDANIIFGAVQDEKMKDEVKITVIATGFKTDHPPRRERVVSSAAAAISTARTSSGYTPSPGMAGRPSLHPVARPQVPPVQRETPSLEAVKDSLRDVSQDDLDVPAFIRKRGDAK